In Camelus bactrianus isolate YW-2024 breed Bactrian camel chromosome 18, ASM4877302v1, whole genome shotgun sequence, one DNA window encodes the following:
- the SBK1 gene encoding serine/threonine-protein kinase SBK1, protein MSVGCPEPEPPHSLPCCGPGTAPGLGAGVPLLTEDMQALTLRTLAASDVTKHYELVRELGKGTYGKVDLVAYKGTGTKMALKFVNKSKTKLKNFLREVSITNSLSSSPFIIKVFDVVFETEDCYVFAQEYAPAGDLFDIIPPQVGLPEDTVKRCVQQLGLALDFMHGRQLVHRDIKPENVLLFDRECRRVKLADFGMTRRVGCRVKRVSGTIPYTAPEVCQAGRADGFAVDTGVDVWAFGVLIFCVLTGNFPWEAASGADAFFEEFVRWQRGRLPGLPSQWRRFTEPALRMFQRLLALEPERRGPAKEVFRFLKHELTSELRRRPSHRARKPAGDRPPAAGPLRLEAPGPLKRTVLTESGSGSRPAPPAVGPGPVPVPVPVPVPVPVPEPGLAPPGPPGRTDGRPDKSKGQVVLATAIEICV, encoded by the exons ATGAGCGTGGGCTGCCCAGAGCCCGAGCcgccccactccctgccctgctGCGGGCCAGGGACCGCCCCTGGGCTGGGTGCAGGCGTGCCCCTCCTCACTGAAGACATGCAGGCACTGACCCTCCGCACACTGGCTGCGAGTGACGTCACCAAGCACTATGAACTCGTCCGGGAGCTGGGCAAGGGCACCTATGGGAAGGTTGATCTGGTAGCCTACAAGGGCACAG GCACGAAGATGGCACTGAAGTTTGTAAACAAGAGCAAAACCAAGCTGAAGAACTTCCTGCGGGAGGTGAGCATCACGAAcagcctctcctccagccccttcaTTATCAAGGTCTTCGACGTGGTTTTTGAGACAGAGGACTGCTACGTCTTCGCCCAGGAGTACGCGCCCGCTGGGGACCTGTTCGATATCATTCCTCCTCAG GTGGGGCTCCCTGAGGACACGGTGAAGCGCTGCGTGCAGCAGCTGGGCCTGGCGCTGGACTTCATGCACGGGCGGCAGCTGGTGCACCGCGACATCAAGCCGGAGAACGTGCTGCTCTTCGACCGCGAGTGCCGCCGCGTGAAGCTGGCCGACTTCGGCATGACGCGCCGCGTGGGCTGCCGCGTGAAGCGGGTCAGCGGCACCATCCCATACACGGCGCCCGAGGTGTGCCAGGCGGGCCGCGCCGACGGCTTCGCGGTGGACACCGGCGTGGACGTGTGGGCCTTCGGCGTGCTCATCTTCTGCGTGCTCACCGGCAACTTCCCGTGGGAGGCGGCGTCGGGCGCCGACGCCTTCTTCGAGGAGTTCGTGCGCTGGCAGCGGGGCCGCCTGCCGGGGCTGCCGTCGCAGTGGCGCCGCTTCACCGAGCCGGCGCTGCGCATGTTCCAGCGGCTCCTGGCGCTCGAGCCCGAGCGCCGCGGGCCCGCCAAGGAGGTCTTCCGCTTCCTCAAGCACGAGCTCACGTCCGAGCTGCGGCGCCGGCCCTCGCACCGCGCGCGCAAGCCCGCCGGGGACCGCCCGCCGGCCGCCGGGCCGCTGCGCCTCGAGGCGCCCGGGCCGCTCAAGCGGACGGTGCTGACCGAGAGCGGCAGCGGCTCCCGGCCCGCGCCCCCCGCCGTCGGGCCGGGGCCCGTCCCCGTGCCAGTCCCCGTCCCCGTGCCGGTGCCCGTGCCCGAGCCCGGCCTGGCCCCACCGGGCCCCCCCGGCAGGACCGACGGCCGCCCGGACAAGAGTAAAGGGCAGGTGGTGCTGGCCACGGCCATCGAGATCTGCGTCTGA